In a genomic window of Infirmifilum sp. NZ:
- a CDS encoding SufD family Fe-S cluster assembly protein codes for MKLEEVLKVPYQPVADSPTVRYYTDWKAFDPYIENPSPPLGLGWDDDLLNVLGAEPTTILKPTPVAERPAFPRASSLRILSFHERNLNSFHRLLLTDASVTLLVPKPNEGVLSAHLEVQARGRSDLRVLLLSPESSRGLVTLTLNINVAPGANLKASYVVFDSRDSPSAIFQDASLGENASLENLIVAARSRMLHLEAHADLAGANSRLSTRALLASNKGSKLALVTDAEARAPGAELDIRAVGFAGDGYIAHKGYARSRRGARGSRLRVSSRLVPLTSKAKVYASPVLEIESDEPAEASHSVAQAPLDEDQVFYLRSRGFSYDEAVEALVKGAYHSLVEDSLGKLELKRIIDLLVEELGNN; via the coding sequence GTGAAGCTCGAGGAAGTACTCAAGGTGCCCTACCAGCCGGTAGCCGACTCCCCAACGGTGCGCTACTACACCGACTGGAAGGCGTTCGACCCGTACATCGAGAACCCCTCCCCGCCCCTAGGGCTGGGCTGGGACGACGACCTGCTGAACGTTCTAGGCGCAGAGCCCACGACCATACTGAAGCCCACCCCCGTCGCGGAGAGACCCGCCTTCCCGAGGGCAAGCTCCCTAAGGATCCTGAGCTTCCACGAGCGCAACCTCAACTCCTTCCACAGGCTCCTCCTCACAGACGCCAGCGTAACCCTCCTCGTGCCGAAGCCGAACGAGGGTGTGCTGTCCGCGCACCTCGAGGTCCAGGCTCGGGGCCGCTCAGACCTCAGGGTCCTACTACTCTCGCCAGAATCCTCTAGGGGGCTGGTGACCCTCACCCTGAACATCAACGTGGCGCCGGGGGCGAACCTCAAGGCGAGCTACGTGGTCTTCGACTCACGGGACTCGCCCTCAGCCATCTTCCAGGACGCATCCCTCGGGGAGAACGCCTCCTTGGAAAACCTCATAGTCGCGGCGCGCTCGCGGATGCTCCACCTAGAAGCGCACGCAGACCTCGCAGGTGCGAACTCCCGGCTAAGCACGAGAGCCCTCCTCGCCTCCAACAAGGGCTCGAAGCTCGCGCTGGTAACGGACGCGGAGGCCCGCGCCCCTGGGGCAGAGCTCGACATCAGGGCCGTCGGCTTCGCCGGGGACGGGTACATTGCCCACAAGGGGTACGCGAGGTCTCGCCGCGGTGCAAGGGGTAGTAGGCTGCGGGTCAGCTCGAGGCTGGTGCCGCTCACGAGCAAAGCGAAGGTGTACGCCTCCCCAGTCCTCGAGATAGAGTCAGACGAGCCCGCGGAGGCCAGCCACTCGGTGGCGCAAGCGCCTCTCGACGAGGACCAGGTCTTCTACCTCAGGTCGAGGGGGTTCAGCTACGACGAGGCTGTCGAGGCACTCGTGAAGGGCGCCTACCACAGCCTCGTCGAGGACAGCCTCGGAAAGCTGGAGCTAAAGAGAATCATTGACTTACTGGTGGAGGAGCTGGGAAACAACTAG
- the sufB gene encoding Fe-S cluster assembly protein SufB, which translates to MSRPAVLEGLPELDYTVSSIMHKPRLELRGRISRSLVEELSRSKKEPEWMLRLRLRSLELFEKLPMPNWLVGVEELDLEELAHYVQPDVERARSWEELPEEIRRVYERLGLPEIEAKVLSGLAAQFESETVYLAFKKYLERSGVVLMDMSEALVKYPDLVKRYFMRVFPPSDHKFAALHGALWSGGVFLYVPPRVRIEAPIEAFFFVASELEGQFEHTLIVADEGSFVHFIEGCAAPLFKKYSFHDGMVEIYAHRGSHVKFTTVQNWSKNLINFNNKRAILEENATIEWAEGSLGSKVSYVYPAAVLKGEGARASIANITLAKGPTWKDGGAKVFHLAPNTSSEVVSKSISAQGGVAVYRGLVRVARGASGSKASVKCDSLILDESSRAYTYPKNEVEEESVTVVHEATTGRLSEDALFYAQSRGLSEGEARRMLVLGYVGDLLGRLPFEYQVVFRRVLELEFEELGGYG; encoded by the coding sequence GTGAGCAGGCCGGCTGTCCTCGAGGGGCTACCTGAGCTGGACTACACTGTCAGCTCGATAATGCACAAGCCGCGGCTGGAGCTCAGGGGAAGGATCTCGAGGAGCCTGGTGGAGGAGCTCTCGAGGTCGAAGAAGGAGCCGGAGTGGATGCTGAGGCTCAGGCTCAGGAGCCTCGAGCTCTTCGAAAAGCTACCTATGCCCAACTGGCTTGTGGGGGTTGAGGAGCTGGACTTGGAGGAGCTCGCCCACTACGTCCAGCCTGACGTAGAGAGGGCGAGGAGCTGGGAGGAGCTGCCCGAGGAGATCAGACGTGTCTACGAGAGGCTGGGCTTGCCGGAGATCGAGGCGAAGGTCCTCTCGGGCCTCGCCGCCCAGTTCGAGAGCGAGACCGTGTACCTGGCTTTCAAAAAATACCTCGAGCGGTCCGGTGTGGTCCTCATGGACATGAGCGAGGCTCTCGTGAAGTACCCTGACCTCGTAAAGAGGTACTTCATGCGCGTTTTCCCGCCCAGCGACCACAAGTTCGCCGCACTGCACGGGGCCCTGTGGAGCGGGGGAGTGTTCCTCTACGTTCCCCCTCGGGTCAGGATAGAGGCGCCCATCGAGGCTTTCTTCTTCGTAGCCAGCGAGCTCGAGGGCCAGTTCGAGCACACCCTGATAGTCGCCGACGAGGGTAGCTTCGTGCACTTCATCGAGGGCTGCGCGGCTCCCCTCTTCAAGAAGTACAGCTTCCACGACGGCATGGTGGAGATATACGCGCACAGGGGGTCGCACGTTAAGTTCACCACTGTCCAGAACTGGAGCAAGAACCTCATCAACTTCAACAACAAGAGGGCGATCCTCGAGGAGAACGCCACAATCGAGTGGGCTGAGGGGAGCCTAGGTAGCAAGGTCAGCTACGTCTACCCTGCCGCTGTACTCAAGGGCGAGGGGGCTAGGGCGAGCATAGCGAACATCACCCTCGCGAAGGGCCCGACCTGGAAGGACGGCGGAGCCAAGGTCTTCCACCTGGCGCCCAACACGAGCAGCGAGGTCGTGAGCAAGAGCATCAGCGCGCAGGGCGGGGTGGCCGTCTACAGGGGGCTCGTGAGGGTGGCGAGGGGGGCGTCTGGCTCCAAGGCCTCGGTGAAGTGCGACAGCCTGATACTCGATGAGTCGTCGAGGGCCTACACGTACCCCAAGAACGAGGTCGAGGAGGAGAGCGTAACCGTCGTTCACGAGGCGACAACGGGCAGGCTGAGCGAGGACGCACTGTTCTACGCCCAGTCGAGGGGCTTAAGCGAGGGCGAGGCTAGGCGGATGCTGGTCCTGGGCTACGTCGGGGACCTACTGGGGAGGCTGCCCTTCGAGTACCAGGTGGTCTTCCGGCGGGTCCTTGAGCTGGAGTTCGAGGAGCTGGGTGGCTACGGGTGA
- the sufC gene encoding Fe-S cluster assembly ATPase SufC, protein MEGLVVENLTVAVEGKRIVRGASFTAPKGVVTVIMGPNGSGKSTLLLALMGHPRYTVTEGRALLDGEDLLALRPEERARRGLFLAFQSPPELPGVKVFNFLVEAAGKLGVSVKDKVESSLEEVGLPREYADRSVHVGFSGGERKRFELAQALVFNPKVVMLDEPDSGLDIDGLRMLAEKVRQLASSGKAVLLVSHNPTTIEYVKPDKVLIMVSGRIVAQGGLELARRVEAEGFPVVAE, encoded by the coding sequence ATGGAAGGGCTCGTTGTTGAAAACCTAACGGTTGCCGTTGAGGGGAAGCGGATAGTGCGCGGAGCCAGCTTCACGGCGCCGAAGGGAGTGGTTACAGTGATCATGGGGCCCAACGGCAGCGGGAAGAGCACGCTACTCCTCGCGCTCATGGGCCACCCCAGGTACACGGTTACGGAGGGCCGCGCTCTGCTTGACGGGGAGGATCTGCTGGCTTTGAGGCCGGAGGAGAGGGCCAGGAGGGGTCTCTTCCTCGCCTTCCAGTCGCCCCCAGAGCTGCCGGGGGTTAAGGTGTTCAATTTTCTCGTAGAGGCTGCGGGTAAGCTGGGTGTCAGCGTGAAGGATAAGGTGGAGAGCTCTCTGGAGGAGGTGGGTCTTCCGAGGGAGTACGCGGACCGCAGTGTGCACGTGGGCTTCTCGGGCGGTGAGAGGAAGAGGTTCGAGCTGGCGCAGGCGCTGGTCTTCAACCCCAAGGTCGTGATGCTGGACGAGCCGGACTCGGGCCTCGACATAGACGGTTTGAGGATGCTGGCTGAGAAGGTTAGGCAGCTGGCCTCCAGCGGGAAAGCGGTTCTGCTTGTCAGCCACAACCCCACGACGATCGAGTACGTGAAGCCGGACAAAGTGCTCATCATGGTGTCTGGGAGGATTGTGGCGCAGGGTGGACTCGAGCTTGCGAGGAGGGTGGAAGCTGAGGGCTTCCCGGTGGTCGCGGAGTGA
- a CDS encoding saccharopine dehydrogenase family protein — MRLAVLGCGAVGSVVARLAVKTKVAESVVCLDRDVEKARSFLSLDEGGGVPVEEADAVRVDELAAKLKGFDFVVNSLPTFVRVGEREVLLNPLVMEAALRAGVGYVDLACYGGKRRRAEQLSLSKRFLAEGVTAVINAGASPGLSNILAREAYEDFDRAHSVKVMSLEDQRGSSFIISWSKEEMLNVATPVLVYRNGRYFMSEPFAESALCEFPEPIGSIRCYSVSNDESYTIPAFLRIRDFSYYAGGSDIETLRALYRLGVLEDRKILVRGRLVPLRSILYQVLREPSGPLEAIRAVEEGDLEDAFFALKVVVEGEVGGARAVSSRSVVFPSQRRVNELMPGATYITYPTALVALAVMRVLRGRRLAGVYPPEALPGVVRRGVLAELESHKVFVNEEFRVLV, encoded by the coding sequence ATGAGGCTTGCTGTGCTTGGATGCGGTGCGGTCGGCTCGGTGGTGGCTAGGCTGGCTGTGAAGACTAAGGTGGCTGAGAGCGTAGTCTGCCTCGACAGGGACGTCGAGAAGGCTAGGAGCTTCCTGAGCCTCGACGAGGGAGGTGGCGTGCCCGTTGAGGAGGCGGACGCCGTCAGGGTTGACGAGCTTGCGGCTAAGCTTAAGGGCTTCGACTTCGTCGTGAACTCCCTCCCAACCTTCGTCAGGGTGGGGGAGAGAGAAGTTCTCCTGAACCCCCTGGTTATGGAGGCCGCGCTGAGGGCTGGGGTCGGCTACGTGGACCTGGCGTGCTACGGGGGGAAGAGGAGGAGGGCTGAGCAGCTCTCCTTGTCGAAAAGGTTCTTGGCCGAGGGCGTGACGGCTGTGATAAACGCGGGGGCCTCGCCGGGGCTCTCGAACATTCTGGCTAGGGAGGCCTACGAGGACTTCGACAGGGCGCACTCGGTCAAGGTGATGTCTCTCGAGGACCAGCGGGGCTCGTCCTTCATAATCTCGTGGTCCAAGGAGGAGATGCTGAACGTGGCCACGCCCGTCCTGGTGTACAGGAACGGGAGGTACTTCATGTCCGAGCCGTTCGCGGAGTCAGCGCTCTGCGAGTTCCCAGAGCCTATCGGGTCGATTCGCTGCTACTCCGTCTCGAACGACGAGAGCTACACCATCCCGGCTTTCCTTAGGATAAGGGACTTCTCCTACTACGCCGGCGGGAGCGACATCGAGACGCTGAGGGCGCTCTACCGCCTAGGCGTCTTGGAGGACAGGAAGATACTGGTCAGGGGGCGGTTGGTTCCCCTGAGGAGTATCCTTTACCAGGTTCTCAGAGAGCCCAGCGGGCCGCTTGAGGCTATCCGCGCAGTCGAGGAGGGGGACCTGGAGGACGCTTTCTTCGCCCTGAAGGTGGTCGTCGAGGGCGAGGTCGGGGGGGCTAGGGCCGTCTCATCCAGGAGCGTCGTCTTCCCCAGCCAGAGGAGGGTTAACGAGCTCATGCCCGGCGCTACCTACATCACCTACCCAACGGCGCTCGTCGCCCTAGCAGTCATGAGGGTCCTCAGGGGCAGGAGGCTCGCGGGCGTATATCCACCTGAGGCTCTGCCTGGTGTTGTAAGGAGGGGTGTGCTCGCGGAGCTCGAGAGCCACAAGGTCTTCGTCAACGAGGAGTTCAGGGTGCTTGTCTAG
- a CDS encoding DUF2283 domain-containing protein translates to MYRSLYDVSTNSLKVVTLEGKEPVKTLKAGEDILIRVDEHGNVLEIEFRDPKKIISTLLKSYLEAPTV, encoded by the coding sequence ATGTATCGAAGCTTATACGACGTTTCAACAAACTCTCTTAAAGTAGTAACCCTCGAGGGAAAGGAGCCGGTTAAAACTCTGAAAGCGGGAGAAGACATCCTCATTCGCGTAGATGAACACGGGAACGTGCTGGAAATAGAGTTCAGAGACCCCAAGAAAATCATATCAACTCTTCTGAAGAGCTACCTTGAAGCGCCTACAGTCTAA
- a CDS encoding potassium channel family protein: MVVGGGYIGFFLAKYFARRGDRVVVVEKRKPLCDKIAKEIDATVFCGDATRVEVLEDAEVDKADVLLAVTGRDNVNIRVAELAKKRFGVPLVVVRVDEAENMRKAIEAGADKVVCMDDFAEYFARVVTAKGYRYLSSFDGEAILEVDVPPDSPVIGQDAREIESRGVRLLLVVQDGRPVIPSSEYVVKADDKLIVFGRKEELEEFLDYAFSG; encoded by the coding sequence GTGGTAGTCGGTGGAGGCTACATCGGGTTCTTCCTCGCTAAGTACTTCGCCCGTAGGGGTGACAGGGTGGTCGTGGTCGAGAAAAGGAAGCCCCTGTGCGACAAGATAGCGAAGGAGATCGACGCGACTGTATTCTGCGGTGACGCGACGCGAGTGGAGGTATTAGAGGACGCTGAAGTCGATAAAGCAGACGTGCTGTTAGCCGTGACTGGCCGCGACAACGTCAACATCCGAGTTGCAGAGCTGGCTAAGAAGAGGTTTGGAGTCCCCCTGGTGGTGGTTCGCGTAGACGAGGCTGAGAACATGCGGAAAGCGATAGAGGCTGGGGCCGATAAGGTGGTATGCATGGACGACTTCGCCGAGTACTTTGCCAGGGTTGTGACCGCTAAAGGTTACAGGTACCTCTCGAGCTTCGATGGTGAAGCCATCCTCGAGGTCGACGTCCCGCCGGACTCTCCAGTAATCGGGCAGGACGCGCGGGAGATTGAGAGCAGGGGCGTTCGCCTGCTCCTCGTAGTCCAGGACGGAAGACCAGTGATCCCATCGAGCGAATACGTGGTCAAAGCCGACGACAAGTTGATAGTTTTCGGCAGGAAAGAGGAGCTGGAGGAGTTTCTGGACTACGCGTTCAGCGGGTGA
- a CDS encoding mechanosensitive ion channel domain-containing protein, with protein sequence MPESLILFLASLVGTVIAGKLFSWAVRRTLGRVNKVLGDALARFGSWGIYLTGFLFSLEHLNLRLEVLLIFFGALAAMLLLGLKDVLPNVVARHMLEIYRPFKVGDWIEVDGNVGRVVDIDDLYTVILTVYHERVYIPNTALLKKQVVNITRSEGVDVVTSFEVPVTGDIGKLITRLERSLKKELEEEVMEGEPEVWLSGISGGKARLTVRTRIGNPNRVPEVRSKILLSVAKVISEPG encoded by the coding sequence TTGCCTGAGAGTCTGATCTTGTTCCTGGCCTCGCTCGTAGGCACCGTTATCGCCGGAAAGCTGTTCTCATGGGCTGTGAGGAGAACGCTCGGTAGGGTGAACAAGGTTCTGGGGGATGCTCTAGCCAGGTTTGGGAGCTGGGGTATATACCTTACCGGCTTCCTCTTCTCGCTGGAGCACCTGAACCTGAGGCTCGAGGTTCTCTTGATCTTCTTCGGGGCCCTAGCGGCGATGCTCCTCCTCGGCCTCAAGGACGTTTTGCCCAACGTTGTCGCCCGACACATGCTCGAGATATACAGGCCCTTTAAAGTCGGGGACTGGATCGAGGTGGACGGGAACGTTGGGAGGGTCGTGGACATCGACGACCTCTACACGGTAATCCTGACGGTTTACCACGAGAGGGTTTACATACCGAACACTGCACTGCTGAAGAAGCAGGTTGTGAACATAACGAGGAGTGAGGGGGTAGACGTGGTGACGTCCTTCGAGGTGCCCGTGACCGGTGACATCGGCAAGCTGATCACCCGCCTCGAGAGATCGCTCAAGAAAGAGCTCGAGGAGGAGGTGATGGAGGGAGAGCCCGAGGTCTGGCTTTCAGGGATCTCTGGCGGCAAGGCGCGGCTAACGGTCAGAACCCGCATTGGAAACCCTAACAGGGTTCCGGAGGTGAGGTCGAAGATCCTACTCTCTGTTGCAAAGGTTATCTCGGAGCCGGGCTAG
- a CDS encoding APC family permease, protein MPGSEGEQRLKRRIGLLGVFSFGYADVGAGIYMTLGLVASYAGPATPVAFAVASISYLLTALSYAELSSAIPEAGGGMKFAERAFGRLAAFISGWSLLLDYIVTGSIFALATTGYLGHLFPVLHRDPYFGMTASILVAVLVALNILGIRESARFSSALVLADISGLLVIMSLGYLTSFKPFFDQVKIGVNPTLHDFIYASTLAMASYLGIEVISQTAEETRRAGRTIPLAVKFVSAVVIGFAIAFSTLAIGVVGWERLAASYKDPAVVVAEHLPYGEALSLWVSFIGMTVCYVATNTGIVGVSRMAYAMGKEGMLPEWLSELHPRFLTPYRAVLIFAVVQLALAVVGHLGLAADLYNFGALISYTIVNLSVIALRLKDPYRYRPFKVPGNIPVRVKGRRVEFPVSALLGALSTAVMWLMVVWSHEEGRNVGFAWLAAGLIFYYLYQRRRRASPAPR, encoded by the coding sequence GTGCCTGGTTCGGAGGGAGAGCAGAGGCTTAAAAGGAGGATTGGTCTTCTCGGCGTCTTCAGCTTCGGCTACGCCGACGTGGGAGCCGGCATCTACATGACCCTAGGCTTGGTGGCGTCCTACGCTGGTCCCGCAACCCCCGTAGCGTTCGCGGTGGCTTCGATCTCCTACCTCCTTACCGCCTTAAGCTACGCCGAGCTGAGCTCCGCGATCCCGGAGGCTGGTGGAGGGATGAAGTTCGCTGAAAGGGCCTTCGGGAGGCTGGCTGCTTTTATAAGCGGCTGGAGCCTCCTCCTCGACTACATAGTGACAGGCTCGATCTTCGCCCTCGCGACAACGGGGTACTTGGGGCACCTCTTCCCGGTCCTCCACCGCGACCCCTACTTCGGCATGACAGCTTCTATCCTCGTAGCCGTCCTCGTGGCGCTGAACATTCTGGGAATCAGGGAGTCGGCGAGGTTCAGCTCTGCGCTAGTCCTTGCCGACATATCAGGCCTGCTGGTGATAATGAGCCTCGGCTACCTCACCAGCTTCAAGCCCTTCTTCGACCAGGTGAAGATCGGGGTAAACCCAACACTGCACGACTTTATCTATGCCTCGACGCTCGCGATGGCCTCCTACTTAGGGATAGAGGTGATATCCCAGACAGCCGAGGAGACGAGAAGGGCAGGCAGAACCATACCCCTGGCCGTAAAGTTCGTTAGCGCTGTAGTCATAGGCTTCGCGATCGCTTTCTCAACCCTGGCGATCGGCGTTGTAGGGTGGGAGAGGCTCGCGGCGTCTTACAAGGATCCAGCGGTTGTGGTCGCGGAGCACCTCCCCTACGGCGAGGCGCTGAGCCTATGGGTCTCGTTCATCGGGATGACCGTGTGCTACGTGGCCACGAACACGGGAATCGTGGGGGTTTCAAGGATGGCCTACGCTATGGGGAAGGAGGGAATGCTGCCGGAGTGGCTGAGCGAGCTTCACCCGAGGTTCCTCACGCCCTACCGTGCTGTGCTCATATTTGCCGTTGTGCAGCTCGCTCTTGCAGTGGTCGGCCACCTCGGGCTCGCCGCAGACCTCTACAACTTCGGCGCACTGATATCCTACACCATCGTCAACCTGTCGGTGATTGCGCTCAGGCTCAAGGATCCGTACAGGTACAGGCCCTTCAAGGTTCCGGGCAACATTCCCGTCAGGGTGAAGGGCAGGAGGGTGGAGTTCCCAGTATCGGCGCTTCTGGGAGCGTTATCGACGGCGGTGATGTGGTTAATGGTCGTGTGGTCCCACGAGGAGGGGAGAAACGTGGGCTTCGCGTGGCTCGCGGCGGGGCTGATATTTTACTACCTTTACCAGAGGAGGCGCAGAGCTAGCCCGGCTCCGAGATAA
- a CDS encoding PIG-L deacetylase family protein translates to MGFPAENTQRVRQLVSRLGLTRALRELALEAFPEIGAPFEGARKVLCVQPHPDDCEFGAGGTLADLADKGVEVVYLTMTDGSMGASDPSLDPRKLAETRRREQEEAAKVIGVTRIHWLDYPDTQLPYTPEARSRVIRAIREEKPDVVLAPDPWLMYEAHPDHRITGWLVSEAVMLSPLPLVLRDLPPHLVAAVVYYYTARPNYFHDVSGTFTRKIEALSKHRSQFEATWPVTVQQLETLAAAFGAAIGSEMAEAFRVIPHMLLHAVPLSEIV, encoded by the coding sequence GTGGGGTTTCCCGCTGAAAACACTCAAAGAGTGAGGCAGCTCGTCTCCAGGCTCGGCCTCACGCGGGCCCTCAGGGAGCTCGCGCTCGAAGCTTTCCCGGAGATAGGCGCGCCCTTCGAGGGTGCAAGGAAGGTGCTCTGCGTCCAGCCGCACCCCGATGACTGCGAGTTCGGCGCCGGGGGAACACTGGCGGACCTGGCCGACAAGGGCGTCGAGGTAGTCTACCTTACGATGACCGACGGCTCGATGGGCGCCTCAGACCCCTCGCTAGATCCCCGTAAGCTCGCTGAGACCAGGCGCCGCGAGCAGGAGGAGGCCGCTAAAGTCATCGGGGTCACGAGGATTCACTGGCTCGACTACCCTGACACCCAGCTTCCCTACACGCCTGAAGCTCGAAGCCGCGTGATCAGAGCGATCCGCGAGGAGAAGCCCGACGTGGTGCTGGCTCCCGATCCCTGGCTGATGTACGAGGCCCACCCCGACCACAGAATTACCGGCTGGCTGGTCTCAGAGGCTGTTATGTTGTCCCCCCTCCCCCTCGTCCTTCGCGACCTCCCACCTCACCTCGTCGCCGCCGTCGTTTACTACTACACTGCTAGGCCGAACTACTTCCACGACGTCTCGGGAACATTCACGCGTAAGATCGAGGCTCTCTCGAAGCACAGGAGCCAGTTCGAGGCCACGTGGCCTGTGACCGTCCAGCAGCTTGAAACGCTAGCGGCCGCCTTCGGAGCAGCCATAGGCTCCGAGATGGCGGAGGCTTTCCGCGTGATTCCTCACATGCTCCTCCACGCCGTCCCCCTCTCCGAGATCGTCTAA
- a CDS encoding CDP-alcohol phosphatidyltransferase family protein, which yields MKALLTTCDLPDPCLPVKVEVFSTPLIVRIAREYARAGLTLCVVGACAEDAVRVLVAYGLPAQAGTPDVDAGEEVLVARADTLFSVESLRAIAESRGETAFQLGSELVALKLTGKLIKELWGQLACTPLSALYERIIALRGLPIVDLSADSVAIFKSGPSLEKWLLRRAQKGVHFTSKLNAPLENALVRLVGRFNWVTPNRITLLVNALAAVPLVLFLQGSFVAGSLTAYLVGILDGVDGKLARVRGVASKLGLLEHTADTLYELAWYAAYALGCYSRAMDTLALILGFAMLIANSYIKHLYLQFHIASGATLKEAGSLGRAFAKVDGRRNTYILYFLLSSALGVPVYGLALSLTHAAITALVYTALSVEHLRG from the coding sequence GTGAAGGCTTTGCTAACGACCTGCGATCTCCCAGACCCATGTCTACCGGTGAAAGTCGAGGTGTTCAGCACACCCCTCATAGTGAGGATTGCGAGGGAGTACGCCAGGGCAGGGTTGACGCTATGCGTTGTAGGAGCCTGTGCTGAGGACGCCGTTAGAGTTCTCGTAGCCTACGGATTGCCCGCGCAGGCAGGCACTCCTGACGTCGATGCGGGGGAAGAGGTTCTTGTTGCGCGCGCAGATACCCTATTCAGCGTGGAGTCTTTGAGGGCCATCGCTGAGAGCAGGGGGGAGACGGCCTTCCAGCTAGGGTCCGAGCTCGTCGCTTTAAAGCTTACGGGCAAGCTGATCAAGGAGTTGTGGGGGCAACTAGCCTGTACACCCCTTTCAGCGCTTTACGAGAGGATCATCGCTCTGCGCGGTTTACCTATTGTGGATTTGAGCGCGGACAGCGTTGCGATCTTCAAAAGCGGGCCTTCGTTGGAGAAGTGGCTCCTGAGGAGGGCTCAGAAGGGAGTGCACTTCACGTCTAAGCTCAACGCACCCCTTGAGAATGCACTGGTGAGGCTTGTCGGACGCTTCAATTGGGTGACCCCTAACAGGATCACGCTGCTGGTGAACGCTCTCGCCGCCGTGCCGCTGGTGCTCTTCCTGCAGGGTAGCTTCGTAGCCGGTAGCCTCACAGCCTACCTTGTGGGGATCCTCGACGGAGTCGACGGGAAACTAGCTAGGGTTAGGGGGGTTGCGTCGAAGCTGGGGCTTCTAGAGCACACTGCTGACACCCTCTACGAGCTGGCATGGTATGCGGCTTACGCCCTCGGGTGCTACAGCAGGGCAATGGACACGCTGGCCCTGATCCTCGGCTTCGCGATGCTCATCGCAAACAGCTACATCAAGCACCTGTACCTGCAGTTTCACATAGCTTCAGGCGCGACCCTGAAGGAGGCCGGTAGCCTGGGCAGGGCCTTCGCGAAGGTAGACGGGAGGAGGAACACTTACATCCTCTACTTCCTCCTCTCATCCGCGCTGGGAGTGCCTGTTTACGGGCTTGCGCTGTCACTGACCCACGCGGCTATCACCGCGCTTGTCTACACAGCCTTATCCGTGGAGCACTTGAGGGGCTAG